The Ptiloglossa arizonensis isolate GNS036 chromosome 13, iyPtiAriz1_principal, whole genome shotgun sequence genome window below encodes:
- the LOC143154020 gene encoding NAD kinase 2, mitochondrial — MRSRIRTVMNGEGLYRRPFHIHEKTRTQGERRVEALIRSSQRKIADALQPRQRTLPWLALNEVFMGEFLAARPIMLAIQVEDQESYTVQSSGICVCTGSGSRSWYKSMNLRPADTIQRIVEMATGKKLNQEETNDLLYKYHRSLVYPPEDLHMTYMIREIMKTRRKVQEKCHPERQKCTKLTVKSCGFDAGLVIDGSISLPFNDGTTASFEIKPEYSLKQIVVT; from the exons ATGCGGAGTCGCATACGAACAGTAATGAATGGAGAGGGACTTTACAGACGACCTTTTCACATACACGAGAAGACCCGTACACAAGGAGAGAGAAGAGTCGA AGCTCTCATACGATCGTCGCAAAGAAAAATAGCGGACGCTCTTCAGCCGCGTCAAAGAACCTTGCCGTGGCTTGCCCTGAACGAA GTATTCATGGGAGAATTTTTGGCAGCGAGACCAATAATGTTAGCCATCCAAGTCGAAGACCAGGAGTCGTATACAGTCCAATCTTCGGGTATATGCGTTTGCACTGGCTCAGGCTCCCGATCCTGGTACAAATCTATGAACCTTCGACCCGCTGATACCATTCAGCGAATCGTCGAAATGGCCACAGGCAAGAAATTGAACCAAGAGGAAACCAACGATTTATTGTACAAATACCACCGATCTCTCGTATACCCTCCAG AAGATTTGCACATGACGTACATGATACGGGAGATAATGAAGACCAGGCGCAAGGTGCAAGAGAAGTGTCATCCAGAAAGGCAAAAGTGCACTAAGCTGACTGTGAAATCTTGTGGCTTCGATGCTGGCTTGGTAATAGACGGTAGCATTTCTTTGCCTTTCAACGATGGAACGACTGCCTCATTTGAGATCAAACCCGAGTACTCTCTTAAGCAAATCGTTGTAACATAA
- the LOC143154126 gene encoding modular serine protease-like, which translates to MNARVALSVGFSLAALTASLPPDQGNLRVQRSPAPPPWANNGGRWSTGGDKFVDQGNFNDRRGPPGGVPPGLSGGGPPGLSGKPGKGQGKPGRPNFVDDRPHEHVTPDDGGGGGGKPSVIDRVNGDEGTETSSTRPDGGDQQTNCRENEFRCGSGECLSGSVRCDNKFDCRDSSDEHGCVTKPGNEAGCVLPEQPEGGSYELGGCGKPCPYHAGNKVPRNSILTYTCRDNYILNGSTISVCVNDAWYNQPSCLRTCSALSSSTVNILCTYQGDEVSCTERIKPGTVATLSCKSSYNLPVTNDPAYRTLTCLEDGLWDRRIFRCLPECGIPVSHGNTLVVNGFEAKLGVFPWHVGIYNKKAENEYEQICGATLISNNLAVSAAHCFYDEVYNKLFNKSHFAVAAGKHYRDWNADENYAQKSMVTEISIPERYMGARGNFAQDIALIKLATPLELTTLVRPICMDWDNVYERRQLQAGQNGKSVGWGKTIADEPSKTLQELIMPFVPYDQCLSAVPDEFRGYITSDKFCAGRLNGSSLCEGDSGGGLCFEMHGTWYLRGVVSVSPVKDDRCDYHSYTVFTSTGYFRDWIRAAYVST; encoded by the exons ATGAATGCACGCGTTGCACTTTCAGTGGGCTTCTCGTTGGCGGCATTAACGGCGTCGC TGCCACCCGATCAGGGGAACCTGCGGGTACAGAGAAGCCCAGCACCGCCGCCGTGGGCGAACAATGGTGGTCGTTGGTCCACAGGTGGGGATAAATTCGTCGATCAAGGGAACTTCAACGACAGGAGAGGTCCTCCAGGTGGTGTGCCCCCGGGATTATCCGGTGGCGGTCCACCGGGTTTGAGCGGTAAACCGGGAAAGGGACAAGGAAAACCGGGTAGACCGAATTTCGTGGATGACAGGCCACACGAGCACGTCACACCtgacgatggtggtggtggtggtggaaaaCCATCCGTGATCGACAGAGTAAACGGCGACGAAGGAACCGAGACTTCGAGCACCCGACCCGATGGAGGGGACCAACAAACGAATTGCAG GGAAAACGAGTTCCGTTGTGGAAGCGGGGAATGTTTGTCGGGGTCCGTGAGGTGCGACAACAAATTCGATTGTCGCGATTCCAGCGACGAACACGGCTGCGTCAC AAAACCGGGAAACGAAGCCGGCTGCgtccttcccgaacaacccgaaGGTGGAAGTTACGAACTAGGCGGTTGCGGTAAACCTTGCCCTTACCATGCGGGTAATAAAGTTCCCAGAAACAGCATTCTGACTTACACTTGCCGGGACAATTACATATTGAACGGAAGCACCATCTCGGTTTGCGTCAACGACGCGTGGTACAATCAGCCATCTTGTCTGA GAACTTGTTCCGCGCTGAGCAGTTCCACGGTGAACATTCTGTGCACCTATCAGGGAGACGAAGTGTCCTGCACAGAACGAATTAAGCCAGGAACCGTGGCGACTTTATCGTGCAAATCGTCCTACAACTTACCTGTGACGAACGACCCAGCCTATCGCACGCTTACCTGTCTCGAAGATGGACTATGGGACCGTCGAATTTTCCGCTGTCTTCCAG AATGTGGAATACCTGTTTCGCATGGTAATACGCTGGTCGTGAACGGATTCGAGGCCAAGCTTGGGGTATTTCCGTGGCACGTTGGTATTTACAACAAAAAGGCAGAGAACGAGTACGAGCAAATTTGCGGGGCCACTCTTATAAGCAACAATCTCGCCGTATCAG CCGCCCACTGTTTCTACGACGAGGTCTACAATAAATTGTTCAACAAATCGCATTTCGCCGTGGCGGCGGGCAAGCACTATCGCGATTGGAACGCCGATGAAAATTACGCGCAGAAGTCGATGGTGACCGAGATCTCGATACCAGAGAGGTACATGGGTGCACGGGGGAATTTCGCCCAAGACATAGCCTTGATCAAATTGGCCACTCCTTTGGAGTTAACCACCCTTGTTCGACCGATTTGCATGGATTGGGACAACGTCTACGAGAGGAGGCAGCTGCAGGCTGGTCAGAACGGGAAG TCGGTCGGATGGGGCAAGACGATCGCTGACGAGCCCAGCAAGACTCTACAGGAGTTGATCATGCCATTTGTGCCTTATGATCAGTGTCTCTCCGCTGTGCCCGATGAGTTTCGGGGCTACATCACGTCCGACAAGTTTTGCGCTGGCCGATTGAACG GTTCGAGCCTTTGCGAAGGTGACAGCGGTGGTGGTCTGTGCTTCGAAATGCACGGAACCTGGTATCTGCGTGGAGTCGTCAGTGTCAGTCCAGTCAAGGACGATAGATGTGATTACCACTCTTACACCGTGTTCACTTCTACCGGTTACTTCCGAGATTGGATTCGCGCCGCTTACGTCAGCACGTAA